A window from Zingiber officinale cultivar Zhangliang chromosome 7A, Zo_v1.1, whole genome shotgun sequence encodes these proteins:
- the LOC122000828 gene encoding uncharacterized protein LOC122000828 produces MIHLCPAYLSVFAMKIKLRVFQPPYFSQQKVSTAAFLILLPISLIALIFFVVYPGDLSLQSLFAPPSACLPSSLANVTSSEADLRILLGVLTVADAYQRRDLIRRAYLLQQPRLAASRVDVRFILCRLTTEEQRTFVAMEIMLYDDVIILDCAENVNEGKTYDYLSSLPRILDAGGRRPPYDYVVKTDDDTYYLIDKLSETLRGLPRVDVYLGMRVPCRSTGSEGGFMSGMGYALSWDLVEWVAASELARQKRLGPEDIMVGVWLNEGGRGKNRINMMPRMYDYPGGPETCFRHGFVPDSVAVHKLKDNSKWATTLQYFNVTQGLKKSKLYFID; encoded by the coding sequence ATGATTCATCTCTGTCCGGCATACCTCTCTGTCTTCGCCATGAAGATCAAGCTTCGCGTTTTTCAGCCGCCATACTTTTCCCAGCAAAAAGTATCGACAGCCGCCTTTCTCATCCTCCTCCCCATATCACTCATCGCCCTCATCTTCTTCGTCGTCTACCCTGGCGACCTCAGCCTGCAGTCCCTCTTCGCGCCGCCAAGCGCCTGCTTGCCGAGTTCCCTCGCCAACGTAACGTCGTCGGAGGCGGATCTCCGCATCCTCCTCGGCGTCCTCACTGTAGCCGACGCCTACCAGCGCCGCGATCTCATCCGCCGCGCCTACCTCCTCCAGCAACCCCGCCTCGCCGCCTCGCGCGTCGACGTTCGCTTCATCCTCTGCCGCCTCACCACCGAGGAGCAGAGGACGTTTGTGGCCATGGAGATCATGCTCTACGACGACGTGATCATCCTCGACTGCGCCGAGAACGTCAACGAGGGGAAGACCTACGATTACCTATCCAGCCTGCCCCGCATCCTGGACGCCGGAGGGCGGCGGCCTCCGTACGACTACGTGGTGAAGACGGACGACGACACCTACTATCTGATCGACAAATTGTCGGAAACGCTGCGGGGACTGCCGCGGGTGGACGTGTACCTCGGGATGCGCGTGCCATGCCGGAGCACAGGGTCGGAGGGCGGGTTCATGTCGGGGATGGGGTACGCGCTGTCATGGGACTTGGTGGAGTGGGTGGCGGCGTCGGAACTGGCGCGGCAGAAGAGATTGGGGCCGGAGGATATCATGGTGGGGGTGTGGCTGAACGAGGGCGGACGGGGAAAGAACCGGATCAATATGATGCCGAGGATGTACGACTACCCGGGTGGGCCGGAAACCTGCTTCCGGCACGGGTTTGTGCCGGATAGCGTCGCCGTGCACAAGCTGAAGGACAACTCCAAGTGGGCGACGACGCTGCAGTACTTCAATGTGACGCAGGGTCTGAAGAAATCGAAGCTTTACTTCATTGACTGA